Proteins from one Sphingopyxis terrae subsp. terrae NBRC 15098 genomic window:
- a CDS encoding N-acyl-D-amino-acid deacylase family protein: MYDLVIRGGTVVDGTGGPSMVADVAVEGARIVAVGTDLGAGREEIDARGKIVTPGFVDVHTHYDGQATWDQEMAPSSWHGVTTVVMGNCGVGFAPARPDRHDWLIGLMEGVEDIPGTALAEGMSWEWETFPEYMDALEKLPRTIDVACHVPHGAVRAYVLGDREQPGAVPTAEDIAEMSRIVEEGVRAGALGFSTSRTVIHKSVDGEVVPGTTATAEELIEIGRAMGRVGYGVFEMASDLNREWNEFDWMGKLSRETGLPVTFAALQSIAKELPLDEQIETMRAENAKGANIVAQIALRGNGIIMAWRGTVHPFRFRPSWRAIEGLSWEEQKAKLLDPAFKAQLLSEDNDFSEAPQDIMGLLMVVAGGWTMQFEMDDDFDYEPGADASIAARAAAAGVDPAEYAYDLLCRDGATGFAYLPILNYADGNLDFLEALQDSDDTVNSLSDGGAHCGTICDAASPTFMLQHWVRDRKRGGRVPLERAIKRQCRDTALLYGLEDRGLVAPGYLADLNVIDMEAIKLGKPWLAFDLPAGGKRLLQKADGYVATVKSGVITFRGGEAQGVYPGGVIRGPQRVELAMAAE; the protein is encoded by the coding sequence ATGTACGATCTGGTGATTCGCGGCGGCACCGTCGTCGATGGCACGGGCGGTCCGTCGATGGTGGCCGATGTGGCGGTCGAGGGCGCCCGCATCGTTGCGGTCGGCACCGACCTCGGCGCAGGGCGCGAGGAAATTGACGCGCGCGGCAAGATCGTCACACCCGGCTTCGTCGATGTTCACACTCATTATGACGGTCAGGCGACGTGGGACCAGGAAATGGCGCCGTCGAGCTGGCACGGCGTCACCACCGTCGTCATGGGCAATTGCGGCGTCGGCTTTGCGCCCGCCCGGCCCGACCGCCACGACTGGCTGATCGGCCTGATGGAAGGTGTCGAGGATATTCCCGGTACCGCGCTCGCAGAAGGGATGAGCTGGGAGTGGGAAACCTTCCCCGAATATATGGATGCGCTCGAAAAGCTGCCGCGCACCATCGATGTCGCCTGTCATGTCCCGCACGGCGCGGTGCGGGCCTATGTGCTGGGCGACCGCGAACAGCCGGGCGCGGTGCCGACGGCCGAGGACATCGCCGAAATGTCGCGCATCGTCGAAGAGGGGGTGCGCGCCGGTGCGCTCGGCTTTTCGACGAGCCGCACCGTCATCCACAAATCGGTCGACGGTGAAGTCGTCCCCGGCACGACCGCGACCGCCGAGGAACTGATCGAGATCGGCCGTGCGATGGGCCGCGTCGGTTACGGCGTGTTCGAAATGGCGAGCGACCTCAACCGCGAATGGAACGAGTTCGACTGGATGGGCAAGCTGAGCCGCGAAACCGGCCTGCCTGTGACCTTTGCGGCGCTCCAGTCGATCGCCAAGGAATTGCCGCTCGACGAACAGATCGAAACGATGCGCGCCGAAAATGCGAAGGGCGCCAATATCGTCGCGCAGATCGCGCTGCGCGGCAACGGCATCATCATGGCGTGGCGCGGCACCGTCCATCCCTTCCGCTTCCGCCCGTCATGGCGCGCCATCGAAGGCCTGTCGTGGGAGGAGCAAAAGGCGAAGCTGCTCGACCCCGCGTTCAAGGCGCAGCTCCTTTCCGAAGACAATGACTTCAGCGAAGCGCCGCAGGACATCATGGGGCTGTTGATGGTCGTTGCCGGCGGCTGGACGATGCAGTTCGAGATGGACGATGATTTCGACTATGAACCCGGCGCCGATGCCAGCATCGCGGCGCGCGCCGCGGCGGCGGGTGTCGATCCGGCCGAATATGCCTATGATCTGCTGTGCCGCGACGGTGCGACCGGTTTCGCCTATCTGCCGATCCTCAACTATGCCGACGGCAATCTCGACTTCCTCGAGGCGCTGCAGGACAGCGATGATACGGTGAACAGCCTGTCGGACGGCGGCGCGCATTGCGGTACGATCTGCGACGCCGCATCGCCCACCTTCATGCTTCAGCATTGGGTGCGCGATCGCAAGCGCGGCGGGCGCGTGCCGCTGGAACGCGCGATCAAGCGCCAGTGCCGCGACACGGCGCTGCTCTATGGGCTCGAAGACCGCGGACTGGTGGCGCCGGGCTATCTCGCCGATCTCAATGTCATCGATATGGAAGCGATCAAGCTCGGCAAGCCTTGGCTCGCTTTCGATCTGCCCGCGGGCGGCAAGCGTCTGCTGCAAAAGGCCGACGGCTATGTCGCGACGGTCAAGTCGGGCGTCATCACCTTCAGGGGAGGCGAAGCGCAGGGCGTTTATCCGGGCGGCGTGATCCGCGGTCCGCAGCGCGTCGAGCTCGCGATGGCGGCGGAATGA
- a CDS encoding class I SAM-dependent methyltransferase: MIRPFTLVAAAAALALAAAAVPAIAADAPAADYAAALADPARPAADRDRDAARKPAELLAFAGIEPGQSVGDYVMGGGYLTRILSGAVGAAGHVYAFQPAEFIAFRKQYGDDQSAVAAAYANVDAVGGAFAAPAFPVPLDAIVTVQNFHDLYLKPFPEGTGDKASAALFAALKPGGTLVVVDHSAADGSGTTLSDSLHRIDKAAVVAALTKAGFMLEAESDLYKRPEDPRTANVFDPAIRGKTDQFTLRFRKPE, encoded by the coding sequence ATGATCCGTCCCTTTACCCTTGTCGCCGCCGCCGCGGCGCTTGCTCTTGCCGCAGCTGCCGTTCCCGCCATCGCCGCCGACGCGCCCGCCGCCGATTATGCTGCAGCGCTTGCCGATCCGGCACGCCCGGCCGCCGACCGCGACCGCGACGCCGCCCGCAAGCCCGCCGAATTGCTCGCCTTCGCCGGCATCGAACCGGGCCAGAGCGTCGGCGATTATGTGATGGGCGGCGGCTATCTGACGCGCATCCTGTCGGGAGCCGTCGGCGCCGCGGGGCATGTCTATGCTTTTCAGCCCGCCGAGTTCATCGCCTTTCGCAAGCAATATGGCGACGACCAGAGTGCGGTCGCGGCGGCCTATGCCAATGTCGATGCGGTCGGGGGCGCCTTCGCCGCTCCGGCTTTTCCGGTGCCGCTCGACGCGATCGTGACGGTGCAGAATTTTCACGATCTCTATTTGAAGCCCTTCCCCGAAGGGACGGGCGACAAGGCCAGCGCCGCACTCTTCGCCGCGCTCAAGCCCGGCGGCACGCTGGTGGTGGTCGATCACAGCGCGGCGGACGGCAGCGGCACGACGCTGTCGGACAGCCTGCACCGCATCGACAAGGCCGCGGTCGTCGCGGCGCTGACCAAGGCGGGCTTTATGCTTGAGGCCGAGAGCGACCTTTACAAGCGCCCCGAAGACCCGCGCACCGCCAATGTCTTCGACCCTGCCATTCGCGGCAAGACCGATCAGTTCACGCTGCGCTTTCGCAAGCCGGAATAG
- a CDS encoding alkylphosphonate utilization protein, translating to MSSNDDDYVYDEASGEWLPASEARERAAAANALPQVKDAVGNVLSDGDSVVLIKDLPVKGAGQTLKVGTVIKSIRLTADPDEIDCRYEGIRGLVLRTEFVRKR from the coding sequence ATGAGCAGCAACGACGACGACTATGTCTATGACGAGGCGAGCGGCGAATGGCTGCCCGCGAGCGAAGCGCGCGAGCGGGCGGCGGCGGCCAATGCGCTTCCGCAAGTGAAGGACGCGGTCGGCAATGTGCTGAGCGACGGCGACTCGGTCGTCCTCATCAAGGATCTGCCGGTGAAGGGCGCGGGCCAGACGCTGAAGGTCGGCACCGTCATCAAGTCGATCCGGCTGACCGCCGATCCCGACGAGATCGACTGCCGCTACGAAGGGATCAGGGGCCTGGTGCTGCGAACGGAGTTCGTGCGGAAGCGGTGA
- a CDS encoding acyl-CoA dehydrogenase family protein: protein MDFAVPADLQAYLDELDAFIAAEIKPLEDADDNIRFFDHRREHARTDWDNQGLPRHEWEELLKQATRKADAAGHWRFSAPKKYGGKDGSNLWMAVIREHFAAKGLGLHNDLQNEHSIVGNFPFVEMFEQFGTSDEQKQEFILGGFEGKRRTAFGLTEPDHGSDATHMETRAVRETRDGVEGWLINGEKMWTTGMHVATHCATFCRTSGNDGDARGITCLLVPNPSPGLVIEEYLWTFNMPTDHPRVSFTDVWVPDSARLGPVDGGLSIAQSFVHQNRIRQAASSLGAAVYCIEESVRYARERKPFGEALAKNQAIQFPLVELATQAEMLRLLIRKTAWEMDNMPHKEVERSLSDKVSMCNYWANRLVCQAADRAMQVHGGIGYSRHKPFEHIYRHHRRYRITEGAEEIQMRKVAAYLFGYLGPRRETLGKI from the coding sequence ATGGATTTTGCGGTTCCGGCCGATTTGCAGGCCTATCTCGACGAACTCGACGCCTTCATCGCGGCGGAGATCAAGCCGCTTGAGGATGCGGACGACAATATCCGCTTCTTCGACCATCGCCGCGAACATGCGCGCACCGACTGGGACAATCAGGGATTGCCGCGCCACGAGTGGGAAGAGCTGCTGAAGCAGGCGACCCGCAAAGCCGATGCCGCGGGCCACTGGCGCTTTTCGGCGCCGAAGAAATATGGCGGCAAGGACGGATCGAACCTGTGGATGGCGGTGATCCGCGAGCATTTTGCCGCCAAGGGTCTCGGTCTCCACAATGATCTGCAGAACGAACACAGCATCGTCGGCAATTTCCCCTTCGTCGAGATGTTCGAACAATTTGGCACCAGCGACGAGCAGAAGCAGGAATTCATCCTCGGCGGCTTCGAAGGCAAGCGCCGCACCGCCTTTGGCCTCACCGAACCCGATCACGGCAGCGACGCGACGCATATGGAAACGCGCGCGGTGCGCGAAACCCGCGACGGGGTCGAAGGCTGGCTGATCAACGGCGAGAAGATGTGGACGACGGGGATGCATGTCGCGACCCATTGCGCGACCTTCTGCCGCACCAGCGGCAATGACGGCGATGCCAGGGGGATCACCTGCCTGCTCGTCCCCAACCCGTCGCCGGGCCTCGTGATCGAGGAATATCTTTGGACCTTCAACATGCCCACCGATCACCCGCGTGTCAGCTTTACCGACGTATGGGTGCCGGACAGCGCGCGGCTCGGCCCGGTCGACGGCGGCCTGTCGATCGCGCAGAGTTTCGTCCACCAGAACCGCATCCGTCAGGCGGCCTCATCGCTCGGCGCGGCGGTTTACTGCATCGAGGAAAGCGTGCGCTATGCGCGCGAGCGCAAGCCTTTTGGCGAGGCGCTGGCGAAGAATCAGGCGATCCAGTTTCCGCTCGTCGAGCTGGCGACGCAGGCCGAAATGCTGCGCCTCCTCATCCGCAAGACGGCATGGGAAATGGACAATATGCCGCACAAGGAGGTCGAGCGCAGCCTCTCCGACAAGGTGAGCATGTGCAATTACTGGGCGAACCGCCTCGTATGTCAGGCGGCCGATCGCGCGATGCAGGTGCATGGCGGCATCGGCTATTCGCGCCACAAGCCGTTCGAGCATATCTATCGCCACCACCGCCGCTACCGGATCACCGAAGGGGCGGAAGAGATTCAGATGCGCAAGGTCGCGGCCTATCTATTTGGCTATCTCGGCCCGCGCAGGGAGACGCTGGGGAAGATTTGA
- a CDS encoding phosphotransferase family protein, translating to MSDLSTLLPPFMMRVAGTGDLSNLTRLSGGANMESWAFDWGGGAYVLRRAPSAEYMEGRPYGHPVEAALVRAAHAGGVKAPEVIGVLSDADGMGTGYVMRRVIAEVSPAKILAAPPPSLVADLGRELALIHALPRAAIPAEIPVMDTAAALAELKARFLSYGGDRPAIALAVKWCEDHLPEPADPVLVHGDYRMGNVMVDADGLAAVLDWELAHLGDAHEDLAFGCMTVWRFGMLDKPAFGVGSLDDYFAAYEAAGGRPVDRDRFKYWLVYRTLWWALGCLQMGQAWRSGADTTVERVVVGRRTAEQELDIIRLLEGGAPAAERGAPLPPSPAAAAAPVGEPTTQEMVQAVRDWLGEAIKPQAEGHGKFQVAVAMNALGIVMRDLGAGIRAEDKALAGDILAGRVTLAEPGLLARLRRAVLDKCAVDSPKYAALAAARAAWNG from the coding sequence ATGTCCGATCTGTCGACCTTGCTGCCTCCCTTCATGATGCGCGTTGCCGGTACCGGCGACCTGTCGAACCTGACCCGCCTTTCGGGCGGCGCCAATATGGAAAGCTGGGCGTTCGACTGGGGCGGCGGCGCCTATGTGCTGCGCCGTGCGCCCTCGGCCGAATATATGGAAGGGCGGCCTTATGGCCATCCGGTCGAGGCCGCGCTGGTCCGGGCGGCGCACGCTGGCGGGGTCAAGGCGCCCGAGGTGATCGGGGTGCTGTCCGATGCCGACGGCATGGGGACGGGCTATGTCATGCGGCGCGTCATCGCCGAAGTCAGCCCGGCGAAGATATTGGCCGCGCCGCCGCCGTCGCTCGTCGCCGACCTGGGGCGCGAACTGGCGTTGATCCACGCGCTGCCCCGCGCCGCGATCCCGGCCGAAATTCCGGTGATGGATACCGCCGCAGCGCTCGCGGAGCTCAAGGCGCGCTTCCTTTCCTATGGCGGCGACCGGCCGGCCATCGCGCTCGCGGTCAAATGGTGCGAGGATCATCTGCCCGAACCCGCCGACCCGGTGCTCGTCCATGGCGACTATCGCATGGGCAATGTCATGGTCGACGCGGATGGTCTTGCCGCTGTGCTCGACTGGGAACTCGCGCATCTCGGCGACGCGCATGAGGATCTGGCCTTCGGCTGCATGACCGTGTGGCGCTTCGGCATGCTCGACAAGCCGGCGTTCGGGGTCGGCAGCCTCGACGATTATTTTGCCGCCTATGAAGCCGCGGGTGGGCGCCCGGTCGACCGCGACCGCTTCAAATATTGGCTCGTCTATCGCACCCTGTGGTGGGCGCTTGGCTGTTTGCAGATGGGGCAGGCGTGGCGGAGCGGCGCCGATACGACGGTCGAACGCGTGGTCGTGGGGCGGCGCACTGCCGAACAGGAACTCGACATCATCCGGCTGCTCGAAGGTGGGGCGCCTGCGGCCGAGCGCGGGGCGCCGCTGCCGCCTTCGCCCGCCGCCGCGGCGGCGCCGGTCGGCGAACCGACGACGCAGGAAATGGTGCAGGCGGTGCGCGATTGGCTGGGGGAGGCGATCAAGCCCCAGGCCGAGGGGCACGGCAAATTTCAGGTCGCGGTCGCGATGAACGCGCTTGGCATCGTGATGCGCGATCTTGGCGCGGGCATCCGTGCCGAGGACAAGGCGCTGGCCGGGGACATACTGGCCGGGCGGGTGACGCTTGCCGAACCCGGCCTGCTCGCGCGCCTGCGCCGCGCCGTGCTCGACAAATGCGCGGTCGACAGTCCCAAATATGCGGCGCTCGCCGCGGCGCGGGCCGCCTGGAACGGATAG
- a CDS encoding enoyl-CoA hydratase — protein MSLIRLECQDAVATVILNRPEAMNALSRALRAELAAVMRQLAADDSVRAIVLTGAGERAFTAGLDLKELGADTSNLGAANATDADDNPVKAIELCPQPVIGAINGVAITGGFELALACDILIASTAARFADTHARVGVMPGWGLSQKLSRLIGIGRAKELSLTGNFLGAEAARDWGLVNRVVTPEELVPAAQALARDIASADPAMVRSYKRLIDDGYALPFGDAMALEHARSSAANRAVRAEEVEARRMAVIQRGRANI, from the coding sequence ATGTCGCTGATCCGCCTCGAATGCCAGGATGCCGTCGCCACGGTGATCCTGAACCGCCCCGAGGCGATGAATGCGCTCTCGCGAGCGCTGCGCGCCGAGCTTGCGGCGGTGATGCGGCAGCTTGCCGCCGACGACAGCGTGCGCGCGATCGTGCTGACGGGGGCGGGCGAGCGCGCCTTCACCGCCGGGCTCGACCTCAAGGAACTGGGGGCCGACACCAGCAATCTGGGCGCGGCCAATGCCACCGACGCCGACGACAATCCGGTCAAGGCGATCGAGCTCTGCCCGCAGCCGGTGATCGGCGCGATCAACGGCGTCGCGATCACCGGCGGGTTCGAGCTTGCGCTCGCCTGCGACATATTGATCGCATCGACGGCAGCGCGCTTCGCCGACACACATGCGCGCGTCGGCGTCATGCCCGGCTGGGGCCTGTCGCAGAAATTGTCGCGGCTGATCGGTATCGGCCGCGCCAAGGAATTGTCGCTGACCGGCAATTTCCTGGGCGCCGAGGCGGCGCGCGACTGGGGCCTCGTCAATCGCGTCGTTACCCCAGAAGAGCTGGTCCCCGCGGCGCAGGCGCTCGCGCGCGATATCGCCAGCGCCGATCCGGCGATGGTGCGAAGCTACAAGCGGCTGATCGACGATGGCTATGCGCTGCCCTTCGGTGATGCGATGGCGCTTGAACATGCGCGGTCGTCGGCGGCGAACCGCGCCGTTCGCGCCGAAGAGGTCGAGGCGCGGCGGATGGCGGTGATCCAGCGGGGGCGCGCGAACATCTGA
- a CDS encoding energy transducer TonB, producing the protein MERVTYRSSSVVAVAMLSLLTAPNAGAKPKEPMHLQPSSKWLLNYADDSCRLARQFGEGDDKVMLVMDRFEPGDGMRMSVFGKPARTSRMDGDAKIRFGPDQAEQAIEFYPGKGDGKTPALVLRSEVRIAPRSEAESAAHDAAHDAGDFSFRWSTVTPAEEAAVTWIEVGVPAGRNFVLETGSMGNAFAALSKCTDELLDHWGVDVARHATMTRPVTPKSDPGKWIRSGEYPKEMLWQGQRALVQFRLDVDASGNPTACHIQQTTRAKEFDDAVCKSIMRRAEFLPALDAEGKPMASYWLNSVNFHVGL; encoded by the coding sequence ATGGAGAGAGTGACTTACCGCAGTTCGTCCGTCGTCGCCGTCGCGATGCTTTCGCTGCTGACGGCTCCAAACGCAGGCGCCAAGCCGAAAGAGCCGATGCATCTTCAGCCCAGTTCGAAGTGGCTTCTGAATTATGCGGACGACAGTTGCCGCCTGGCGCGACAGTTCGGCGAGGGCGACGACAAGGTGATGCTGGTCATGGACCGCTTCGAACCCGGCGACGGGATGCGGATGAGCGTTTTCGGCAAACCGGCGCGTACGAGCCGGATGGACGGCGATGCGAAAATTCGCTTCGGCCCGGACCAGGCGGAGCAGGCGATCGAATTCTACCCGGGCAAGGGCGATGGCAAGACCCCGGCCCTCGTGCTGCGCAGCGAAGTGAGGATTGCACCGCGCAGCGAAGCCGAAAGCGCAGCTCATGACGCCGCGCACGACGCGGGCGATTTCAGCTTCCGCTGGTCGACGGTTACGCCTGCCGAAGAAGCCGCGGTCACATGGATTGAAGTGGGCGTCCCAGCCGGTCGGAACTTCGTCCTGGAGACGGGGTCGATGGGCAACGCCTTTGCGGCGCTGAGCAAATGCACCGACGAACTGCTCGACCATTGGGGCGTTGACGTCGCGCGGCATGCAACGATGACGCGTCCGGTCACCCCGAAGAGCGATCCCGGCAAATGGATCCGGTCGGGTGAATATCCCAAGGAGATGCTTTGGCAGGGACAGCGCGCGCTGGTGCAGTTCCGGCTCGATGTCGATGCGTCCGGAAACCCCACCGCATGTCACATCCAGCAAACGACGCGCGCCAAAGAATTCGACGACGCGGTTTGCAAATCGATCATGCGCCGTGCCGAATTCCTTCCCGCGCTCGACGCCGAAGGCAAGCCGATGGCATCCTATTGGCTCAACAGCGTCAATTTCCATGTGGGATTGTAA
- a CDS encoding cupin-like domain-containing protein: MPQADKRLILADGLAAGDDDAALHARLIAAGMSAASAKYEVERLAKDPMALALRRQASRSAKQQWLFANQARLARESEGGFVLDTADRIATADFYRGYYDANRPVKLAGLVDHWPALSRWSLDHFAAVAGGAAVEAQVGRDGDPDYELAKDAHRRMLRFGELIDWLRGDEASNDIYLTAYNSGTNAAALAALWDDLAPIDLLEPRDGRDGFFWLGPKGTLTPWHHDLTNNLLVQVMGRKRVRMAPPWAFARMRNSRHCFSDWGNEALPAGDGTAETPPVLECVIGPGEAIFLPVGWWHQVEALDLSASMSFTSFRRANAHVDDYASWGAL, translated from the coding sequence ATGCCCCAAGCCGACAAGCGCCTTATCCTCGCCGACGGGCTGGCCGCGGGCGACGATGATGCGGCGCTGCATGCGCGGCTGATCGCCGCGGGCATGTCGGCGGCTTCGGCGAAATATGAGGTCGAGCGGCTGGCCAAAGACCCGATGGCGCTTGCGTTGCGGCGGCAGGCGTCGCGCAGCGCCAAGCAGCAATGGCTCTTCGCCAATCAGGCGCGGCTTGCGCGCGAGAGCGAAGGCGGCTTCGTGCTCGATACCGCCGATCGCATCGCGACCGCAGACTTTTATCGCGGCTATTATGACGCCAACCGTCCGGTGAAGCTGGCCGGCCTCGTCGATCATTGGCCCGCCCTGTCGCGCTGGTCGCTCGATCATTTTGCGGCGGTCGCGGGCGGCGCGGCCGTCGAAGCCCAGGTGGGGCGCGACGGCGACCCCGATTATGAACTCGCCAAGGACGCCCATCGGCGGATGCTGCGGTTCGGCGAGCTGATCGACTGGCTGCGGGGGGACGAGGCAAGCAACGATATTTATCTCACCGCCTATAACAGCGGCACCAACGCGGCGGCGCTCGCGGCGCTGTGGGACGATCTGGCGCCGATCGACCTCCTGGAGCCGCGCGACGGCCGCGACGGCTTTTTCTGGCTCGGTCCCAAAGGGACACTGACGCCCTGGCACCATGATCTGACGAACAATCTGCTCGTACAGGTCATGGGCCGCAAGCGAGTCCGCATGGCGCCGCCCTGGGCCTTTGCGCGGATGCGCAACAGCCGCCATTGCTTTTCCGACTGGGGCAACGAAGCGCTGCCGGCGGGCGATGGCACCGCCGAAACGCCGCCGGTTCTCGAATGCGTGATCGGGCCGGGCGAGGCGATCTTCCTGCCCGTCGGCTGGTGGCATCAGGTCGAGGCGCTCGACCTGTCGGCGAGCATGAGCTTCACCAGCTTCCGCCGTGCCAACGCGCATGTCGACGATTATGCGTCGTGGGGTGCGCTCTGA
- a CDS encoding DUF389 domain-containing protein has product MAGNHPGVPGLGDAPFNAGGRRSARPGPGREIDDDDRAGDDEEAVHGRALILASIARDARLNQKFLLLITLSAAIATLGLLQGSAAVVIGAMLVSPLLGPIMGVGFGLATLESNLIKRSLVTMAAGMAVAVLVAMLIIWLSPIKDVTPELRARTQPTLLDLGVAVVGGIAGVYAILRKLSGVMVGVAIATALVPPLSTIGFGLATGRPDFALGSALLFLTNTLAIAFAATIVARVNKFGPSLTPQHTAMQITGIIVTLGVLSIPLALSLNNIAREIRARSAVQSELNRLLGDGDRIDSLNVRTEGEEVAVDGVVLVDQYSAQLNDQLATKVRGDLDRDVSVNLVQLKQQTNAAVQFEERLNQRLATLEQRDADSMGIIAGLTIGELIPRARVLVDAQARRVVVQRDREGEGEQVAAAIDRIMADIQGRYPQWLIENGSFTPAEPPKEPADGATGEEPAAARR; this is encoded by the coding sequence ATGGCCGGCAATCATCCCGGAGTTCCCGGACTGGGCGACGCGCCGTTCAACGCCGGCGGTCGCCGGTCCGCGCGGCCGGGGCCGGGACGCGAAATCGACGATGATGACCGCGCGGGCGACGACGAGGAAGCCGTTCACGGCCGCGCGCTGATTCTGGCCAGCATCGCGCGCGACGCGCGGCTCAACCAGAAATTCCTGTTGCTGATCACGCTGTCGGCGGCGATCGCCACGCTCGGCCTGCTTCAAGGATCTGCGGCAGTGGTGATCGGCGCGATGCTGGTATCGCCGCTGCTCGGCCCGATCATGGGCGTCGGCTTTGGCCTCGCGACGCTCGAATCCAATCTCATCAAGCGTTCGCTCGTCACCATGGCGGCGGGGATGGCGGTCGCGGTGCTCGTCGCGATGCTGATCATCTGGCTGTCGCCGATCAAGGACGTCACCCCCGAACTGCGCGCGCGGACGCAGCCGACGCTGCTCGACCTCGGTGTAGCGGTCGTGGGCGGCATTGCCGGCGTCTATGCGATCCTACGCAAGCTGTCGGGCGTCATGGTCGGCGTCGCGATCGCGACCGCACTGGTGCCGCCGCTGTCGACGATCGGTTTTGGCCTGGCCACCGGCCGCCCCGACTTCGCCCTCGGTTCGGCGCTGCTCTTCCTGACCAACACGCTTGCCATCGCCTTTGCTGCGACGATCGTCGCACGGGTCAACAAATTCGGCCCCTCGCTGACCCCGCAGCATACAGCGATGCAGATAACCGGAATCATCGTCACGCTGGGAGTGCTGTCGATCCCGCTGGCGCTGTCGCTCAACAATATCGCGCGCGAGATCCGCGCACGCTCGGCGGTCCAGTCCGAACTCAATCGCCTCCTCGGTGACGGCGACCGCATCGACAGCCTGAATGTGCGCACCGAGGGCGAGGAGGTGGCGGTCGACGGCGTCGTCCTCGTCGATCAATATTCGGCGCAGCTCAATGATCAGCTCGCCACCAAGGTGCGCGGCGATCTCGACCGCGACGTCAGCGTCAACCTCGTCCAGCTCAAGCAGCAGACCAACGCCGCGGTGCAGTTCGAGGAGCGGCTGAACCAGCGGCTCGCCACGCTCGAACAGCGTGACGCCGACAGCATGGGGATCATCGCCGGGCTGACCATTGGCGAACTCATCCCGCGCGCGCGGGTGCTGGTCGATGCGCAGGCGCGCCGCGTCGTCGTCCAGCGCGACCGCGAGGGCGAAGGCGAACAGGTCGCCGCGGCGATCGACCGCATCATGGCCGACATCCAGGGCCGCTACCCGCAATGGCTGATCGAAAACGGCAGCTTCACCCCCGCCGAACCGCCGAAGGAGCCGGCGGACGGCGCGACCGGGGAAGAGCCTGCGGCGGCGCGCCGGTAA
- a CDS encoding electron transfer flavoprotein subunit alpha/FixB family protein, which translates to MKMLVWVEHDGSAVKDATLAAVTAASKLGEVHLLVAGEGVDGVAKAASEIAGVGKVHVADNPAFGHNLPENIAPLVADLMGSHDAFVAPATTTGKNIAPRVAALLDVMQISEILSVEGPKTFTRPIYAGNAIATVESSDAKLVITVRGTAFEKAAATGGSGAIEAVSAGGDAGISSFVGAEIAKQDRPELTSAKIIVSGGRALGSSEKYQEVIVPLADKLGAALGASRAAVDAGYVPNDYQVGQTGKIVAPEVYFAIGISGAIQHLAGMKDSKTIVAINKDEDAPIFQVADLGLVADLFSAVPELTGKI; encoded by the coding sequence ATGAAAATGCTCGTTTGGGTCGAACATGACGGCAGCGCCGTCAAGGATGCCACGCTCGCCGCAGTAACCGCGGCTTCGAAGCTTGGCGAAGTCCATCTTCTCGTCGCCGGTGAAGGTGTTGATGGCGTTGCCAAGGCGGCGTCGGAAATCGCGGGCGTCGGCAAGGTGCATGTCGCCGACAACCCAGCCTTCGGTCACAATCTGCCCGAAAATATCGCGCCGCTCGTCGCCGACCTCATGGGGTCGCACGACGCGTTCGTCGCGCCTGCGACGACGACCGGCAAGAATATCGCGCCGCGCGTTGCCGCGCTGCTCGACGTGATGCAGATTTCGGAAATCCTGTCGGTCGAAGGTCCCAAGACCTTCACGCGTCCGATCTACGCCGGCAACGCGATCGCGACCGTCGAAAGCTCGGACGCGAAGCTCGTCATCACCGTGCGCGGCACTGCGTTCGAGAAGGCCGCGGCGACCGGTGGTTCGGGCGCGATCGAAGCCGTCTCGGCTGGCGGCGACGCCGGCATTTCGAGCTTCGTCGGCGCCGAAATCGCCAAGCAGGATCGTCCCGAACTCACCTCGGCGAAGATCATCGTGTCGGGCGGCCGTGCGCTGGGTTCGAGCGAGAAATATCAGGAGGTCATCGTGCCGCTCGCCGACAAGCTCGGCGCCGCGCTCGGCGCTTCGCGTGCTGCGGTCGATGCAGGCTATGTCCCCAACGACTATCAGGTCGGCCAGACCGGCAAGATCGTCGCGCCGGAAGTCTATTTCGCGATCGGCATCTCGGGCGCGATCCAGCACCTTGCGGGGATGAAGGATTCGAAGACGATCGTCGCGATCAACAAGGACGAAGACGCTCCGATCTTCCAGGTCGCCGATCTCGGCCTCGTCGCTGATCTGTTCAGCGCGGTGCCCGAACTGACCGGCAAGATCTAA